A genomic segment from Halomonas sp. TA22 encodes:
- the yccS gene encoding YccS family putative transporter — translation MISTSLTHSLRRLWTLDKFAYSFRVFLAFSGALALSWSLGDIALVIPLFLGIIASALSETDDSWQGRLQALMVTLLCFATASLSVQLLFPWPWLFAAALAISTFVLIMLGAVGQRYATIASGTLILSIYSMINIEHHGGVPDEGVWHLTLLLVAGAAWYGLISVLWCALFSRQPVKQSMANVYRQLGEYLILKSLLFEPLRGLDVEARRLALARQNGKVVGALNQAKEMIFRRLEGQRGNRKLNRYLRIYFIAQDIHERASSTHYPYSELTEAFFHHDVLFRCQRLLDQQGQACKRLGKALLLNRPFDHAQSEQALEDLNASIDHLRAMRNPAWRGLIHSLKALAHNLATLEGQLASAHNPDAADSQGDNSLFNRSPKSLADAWERIRLNLTVRSPTFRHALRLPTALLIGYGVLHLIHPTQGFWILLTTLFVCRPNFAATRRFLSQRIIGTVLGLIAGWASITLFPSPVLQTLIAVAAGVVFFANREKRYVVATAAITLLVLCSFNQVGDGFDLIWPRLVDTLIGALIAGVAVFTILPDWQGRRVNREAANVLGSSRRYLEEIIHQYESGKQDDLAYRLARRNAHNADAALSTMLSNMLQEPGHYSKQDADDGFRFLVLSHTLLGYLSALGAHRHRVGEDELDATLIPVARRIAENLAAIAERLAARQPGPALEEEQEKLVAILAQVLPEATQEEDEGEGEVAYPTMQTQLMLICRQLVPLAEAANRLVKQGSAAAPAEAAAA, via the coding sequence ATGATCTCCACTTCACTCACGCACTCGTTGCGGCGGCTCTGGACACTGGACAAGTTCGCCTACAGTTTCCGGGTCTTCCTGGCCTTCAGCGGAGCCCTCGCCTTGAGCTGGTCGCTGGGCGACATCGCGCTGGTGATTCCGCTGTTCCTGGGTATCATCGCCAGCGCCCTGTCGGAGACCGACGATAGCTGGCAGGGCCGGCTGCAGGCACTGATGGTGACCCTGCTGTGCTTTGCCACGGCATCGCTCTCCGTGCAGCTGCTGTTTCCCTGGCCGTGGCTGTTCGCCGCGGCGCTGGCGATCTCGACCTTCGTGCTGATCATGCTCGGCGCGGTGGGGCAGCGCTACGCCACCATCGCCTCGGGAACGCTGATTCTGTCGATCTACTCGATGATCAACATCGAGCATCATGGCGGCGTGCCGGACGAGGGGGTCTGGCACCTGACGCTGCTGCTGGTGGCGGGGGCGGCCTGGTATGGCTTGATCTCGGTGCTGTGGTGCGCGCTCTTCTCGCGTCAGCCGGTCAAGCAGAGCATGGCCAACGTCTATCGCCAGCTTGGCGAGTACCTGATCCTCAAGTCGCTGCTGTTCGAGCCGTTGCGTGGGCTCGACGTGGAGGCGCGGCGCCTGGCGCTGGCACGCCAGAACGGCAAGGTGGTGGGCGCCCTCAACCAGGCCAAGGAGATGATCTTCCGCCGCCTCGAGGGGCAGCGCGGCAATCGCAAGCTCAATCGCTACCTGCGCATCTACTTCATCGCCCAGGACATCCACGAGCGGGCCAGCTCGACTCACTACCCCTACTCCGAGCTGACCGAGGCATTCTTCCATCATGACGTGCTGTTCCGCTGCCAGCGGCTACTCGACCAGCAGGGCCAGGCGTGCAAGCGCCTCGGCAAGGCACTGCTGCTCAATCGCCCCTTCGACCATGCCCAGAGCGAGCAGGCGCTCGAGGATCTCAACGCCTCGATCGACCACCTGCGCGCCATGCGCAACCCGGCCTGGCGCGGACTGATCCATTCGCTCAAGGCGCTGGCCCACAACCTGGCGACCCTGGAGGGGCAGCTCGCCAGCGCTCACAATCCGGACGCCGCCGACTCGCAGGGCGACAACAGCCTGTTCAATCGCTCGCCCAAGAGCCTCGCCGACGCCTGGGAACGTATACGCCTCAACCTGACCGTGCGCTCGCCGACCTTCCGCCACGCCCTGCGGCTGCCCACCGCACTGCTGATCGGCTACGGTGTGCTGCATCTCATCCATCCCACCCAGGGGTTCTGGATCCTGCTCACCACACTGTTCGTATGTCGGCCCAACTTCGCCGCCACCCGCCGTTTCCTGAGTCAGCGCATCATCGGCACCGTGCTTGGGCTGATTGCCGGCTGGGCATCGATCACTCTGTTTCCAAGTCCCGTGCTGCAGACCCTGATCGCGGTGGCGGCGGGCGTGGTGTTCTTCGCCAATCGCGAGAAGCGCTACGTGGTGGCCACGGCCGCCATCACGCTGCTGGTGCTGTGCAGCTTCAACCAGGTGGGGGATGGCTTCGACCTGATCTGGCCGCGGCTGGTGGATACGCTGATCGGCGCCTTGATCGCCGGGGTGGCGGTCTTCACCATCCTGCCGGACTGGCAGGGACGTCGGGTCAACCGCGAAGCGGCCAACGTGCTGGGCAGCAGCCGCCGCTACCTCGAGGAGATCATTCATCAGTACGAGTCAGGCAAGCAGGACGACCTCGCCTATCGCCTGGCCCGGCGCAATGCCCACAATGCCGATGCCGCGCTCTCGACCATGCTCTCCAACATGCTTCAGGAGCCGGGACACTACAGCAAGCAGGATGCCGACGATGGCTTCCGCTTCCTGGTGCTATCGCACACCTTGCTGGGCTATCTCTCGGCGCTCGGCGCTCATCGCCATCGGGTCGGCGAGGATGAACTCGATGCCACGCTGATACCGGTGGCGCGCCGCATTGCCGAGAACCTTGCCGCGATAGCCGAGCGGCTCGCCGCGCGTCAGCCGGGGCCCGCGCTCGAGGAGGAGCAGGAGAAGTTGGTGGCGATACTGGCTCAGGTGCTGCCAGAGGCAACCCAGGAAGAGGATGAGGGGGAAGGAGAGGTGGCATATCCCACGATGCAGACCCAGCTGATGCTGATCTGCCGTCAGCTGGTGCCGCTCGCCGAGGCGGCCAACCGGCTGGTCAAGCAGGGCAGCGCGGCGGCACCGGCCGAGGCGGCCGCCGCCTAG
- a CDS encoding DUF3100 domain-containing protein translates to MELKLLLNWRLHLTVILASLLAEWIGILRLPLGPGILLLLPLFYAFIIGVLFNPHLFSAMGKIIPKPVSQASGPLILIAILPFIAKFGSTIGPAIEQIVAAGPALLLQELGNLGTMLLALPFAVLVLRMGREAIGATYSIAREPNIAVISDRYGLRSPEGIGIMGVYVVGTMFGTLYFALMAGYLASLDIFDVRALAMACGVGSGSMVAACSGALAEAVPGMRDELLAFSGASNLLTYATGLYVSLFIALPAAEWLYKRLGGAASKETSHENV, encoded by the coding sequence ATGGAACTCAAGTTGCTGCTCAACTGGCGCCTTCACCTAACGGTGATCCTGGCGTCACTGCTGGCTGAGTGGATCGGTATCCTGCGCCTCCCCCTGGGGCCGGGTATCCTACTGCTGCTGCCGCTCTTCTACGCCTTCATCATCGGCGTGCTGTTCAATCCTCACCTGTTCAGCGCCATGGGCAAGATCATTCCCAAGCCGGTCAGCCAGGCATCAGGCCCCCTCATCCTGATCGCCATCTTGCCCTTCATCGCCAAGTTCGGCTCTACCATCGGACCCGCCATCGAGCAGATCGTCGCCGCCGGACCGGCACTGCTGCTCCAGGAGCTGGGCAACCTCGGCACCATGCTGCTGGCACTGCCCTTCGCCGTGCTGGTGCTGCGCATGGGGCGCGAGGCGATCGGCGCCACCTACTCCATCGCCCGCGAGCCCAACATCGCCGTCATCTCCGATCGCTATGGCCTGCGCAGCCCCGAGGGCATCGGCATCATGGGGGTCTATGTGGTGGGCACCATGTTCGGCACGCTCTATTTCGCCTTGATGGCGGGCTATCTCGCTTCACTGGATATCTTCGACGTGCGTGCACTGGCCATGGCCTGCGGCGTGGGCAGCGGCAGCATGGTGGCGGCCTGCTCCGGCGCCCTGGCCGAGGCAGTCCCCGGCATGCGCGACGAACTGCTGGCCTTCTCCGGTGCCAGCAACCTGCTCACCTACGCCACCGGGCTCTATGTCTCGCTGTTCATCGCCCTGCCGGCGGCGGAGTGGCTCTACAAGCGTCTCGGCGGCGCCGCTAGCAAGGAGACTTCCCATGAAAACGTCTGA